TCTCGATGCGTCTCGGGGGGAATCTTCGTGGTGGCGTCGATCCCCATTTTGGAGCCGAGTCCCGATTCGGGTGAGGCGAAATCGAGGTAATCGATCGGCGTATTTTCAATCGTGAAGGTATCGCGCGCCGGATCGACCTGCGTTGAGATCGCCCAGATGACATCCTCCCACTTTCGGACGTTAATATCAGAGTCAACCACAATAATGTATTTAACATAAAGAAATTGTTTTAGGAAGCCCCAGATACCCATCATCACCCGCTTGGCATGCCCTGGGTACTCTTTCTTCATCGATATGACCGCGATCCGGTAGGAGCAGGCCTCCATCGGCAGGTGAAAATCGACGATTTCGGAGAAATTTTGCCGCAACAAGGGGAGGAAGACCCGGTTGAGCGCCAGGCCGACGACGGCGTCTTCCCGGGGCGGCCGGCCGGTCGTCGTGGTGAGATAGATCGGGTCGCGCCGATGGGTGATGCATTTGATGCGAAAGATCGGAAACGGCTCGACCGAATTGTAAAAGCCGGTATGGTCGCCGTGCGGGCCTTCGTCTGTCATTTCGCCGGGGTGGATCTCTCCTTCAATGACGATCTCGCTGGTCGCCGGCACCTCGAGGTCGACCGTCCGACAGCGGACGAGCTCGACTGGCTTTTTGCGGAGAAGCCCCGCGAAGTGGAATTCGCCGATCTGATCGGGGACGGGGGTGACGGCGGCGATCGTCATCGCCGGATCGCAGCCGAGCGCAACCGCGACCGGCATCGTCTTCCCCAGCGCCATCCATTGCCGCCAGTGCTTGGCGCCGCCCCGGTGGGCGAGCCAGCGCATGATCGTCGTCCGCTTATCGATCTTCTGCATCCGATAAATTCCGATATTGTATTTTCCCTCATCGCCGGACGGCGGCTTGGTGATCACCAAAGGCCAGGTGACCTGCGGTCCGGCGTCGTCGGGCCAGCAGTGAAGGATCGGAATGCGGTCGAGATCGACCTGGTCTCCTTCCCAGACAACCTCCTGACAAGGGGCCCGTCCGACCCGCTTGGGAGAGAGATGCAGAATCCGTCCATAGAAGGGGAGATGTTTGACGGCGTCGATGAATCCTTTCGGCGGTTCCGGGTGTTGTAAGAAGGCGAGGAACTCGCCGATTTCCAACAACCCGGCTTCATCGGTATCGAGCCCCAAGGCGACCCGCTCGATCGTTCCATAGAGGTTGATCAAGACCGGCATGGAATATCCTTTGACCCGTTCGAAGAGGACGGCGGGACCCTGCTTCGCCAGGAGGCGATTGTAGATCTCGGTGATTTCGAGCTTGGCATCGACCTCTGCCTTCACCCGAACGAGCAGCCCCCTTTTCTCGAGCATCTCCATGAACTCGCGCAAATCGTAATATGGCATCTCTCCTCCACTCTTTTTTACGGAACCGGTTTAGTATCACTCTTAATCACGCGTATCACGCCTGTAACTCGGCTAACCTCCCTTATTGAGCGAACTTCTAAAATGATAATTTAATACAATTCCCGCCAGAATAATCAATCCAATCCAGACGTGCGATCGGAAAATCGTAAAGAGGGCGGCTCGCGACGGCGCTCCGCGAAGGAGGACCGCCTGCGTTGAAAACAAGAGGGCCGCCCCGGTCAGGGCGATGTAATAGACCGGCTCCATCCGGAGCGTTCTTCCGGCGAGGCTCAGAAAGAGAATGACCAAGGCATAGAAAATTCCGATCGCGATCCAGCTTCGCGCGCCGAAGAGGACGGCGGTGGACTTCACGCCGATCCGGAGGTCGTCGTCCCGATCCATCAAGGCGTAGACCGTATCGTAACCGGTCGCCCAGAAAAGGTTGGCGAGCAGTATCAAAAAGGGGGTGGCCGCCAGCTCGTTTCGGACCGCCGTCCAGGCCAGGATCACCCCCCAGCTGAATGCGACCCCCAAGACAATTTGCGGCAGATAGGTATATCGCTTTGCGAAGGGATAGAGGGCCGCCGTCAGCAGCGCGGCGAAGCTCAGGAGGATCGTCAGCGGGTTGAGCAAGAGAACCAAAAAGAAAGAGAGGGCCAATAGAACAAAAAGGACGGTCATCGCTTCTACCAGTGTCAGGCCGTTTCGGGCCAGCGGCCGATCCTTCGTCCGCTCGACCTGCGCGTCGAATTTTCGGTCGGCCATGTCGTTCATTACACAGCCGGCGCTCCGCATCATAAAAGAGCCGAAGACGAAAATGACGAGATGAAGGGGGGTCGGCTTTCCCTCGGAGGCGACAAAGAGCGACCAGAGGGTCGGAAAGAGGAGGAGCAGGGTGCCGTACTGCTTGTCGAGCCGGATGAGGTTCGAAATCTCTTTTCGCTTTTGCCAGAGATTTTTCATGAGATGGATCTGGCTCCGTTGGGTTGGGTCTGCTTGGGCCGGTTTACTTCGCACATCGAAAACCGAGGTCGTCCAATTTTTCTCCCGGGGGGTCATAGGCCCGGGCCGACGCACGGGCGTACACTTCCAAGACCCGCTGATAGGCCCCCTTCGGGTAGTGCCCCAACCCGAGAAAAGAGAGCCCGCGAACAACACGGGATTTCATTCCGAAGTCTTTTCCCTTCAGGGTGCTTCCCGGATAGGGAAGGTACCAGCTGTCGGTCCACTCCCAAACGTTGCCGATCAGGTCATCGATGCCGTAGGGGCTCTTCCCGGAAGGAAAGCTTCCGACCGGCCGGGCGGTCTGGTTGGCGTCGGGACCTGCGGAGAGATTGGCGCGGCTGGGATCGAATGATTCCCCCCAGGGATAGCGGCGGCCGTCGGTGCCGCGCGCCGCTTTCTCCCACTCCGCTTCGGTCGGCAGCCGCTTCCCGGCCCAGCGGCAGTAGTCGTTTGCGTCGTACCAGTCGACATGGGTGACGGGATGCCGCTCTTTTTCCCTTTCAAAGCGTCCTCCAGGCCAGTCGTCGGGAGGGGGGTGGTCGGCCGCCTGGACGAACCGCGCGTATTCCCCCTGTGTGACCTCCTGCCGGTCGATGTGGAAACCGGGAAGGGATAGCTTCTGCCGGGGATGTTCGTCTTCAAACCAGGGCCGGGGAAATCCCAACTGCATCGCTTCACCGCTTTCGTCCTCTTCATCCGAGCCGAAAATGAATTCGCCCGGCGGAATCCATGCCATTTCGGGAGGGTCGGTTTCCTGATCCAGTTGAACCGGCTTTCTCGCCGTGACCGGCTCGTCCGTCTTTCGAGGTTCCGATTCGAAAGGCCTTCCGGCTTGGGTCGTGCAAGAAAGGAGAGCGATCGCTAAAAAGAAGAGAGCGAGGGTGAGAAGACCTCGGAGAGGACCCCCAGGACCTGGTCGGAAATATTTAGTCGGTAACGTCTTGCCCACAATAACTCATTTCGCGGCAGCCCGAATCCTTCGGCGACTTCGGGAAGGGCAAGCTGCGAGATTTCCAATTGATCCCGGCGTGTCGGAAGGCGCTGCATCTCGAGGATTCGACCGATCGGTTTTAGGCCGAGCAAGATTTCCTGAGACAGGTCGGGCTTCAATTTAGAGAGGGGGAACAGGGAGACCGCGAATATTTTCCGCTCACCCTTTCCAGGGGAGACCGATTCGCCGATCTCAGCGCCGGAGGCCGACGCTTTTGACGGCGCCCGCGATGTTAACCAAACCGTCCGCTCGATCCCTTTTTCACCGGCCGGAACCCCCATCGATGCGGCCGGCTCGGTGTCGATCGATACTTCTCGCTGCGCTTCGACCGTGATTCCGATCGGTCCGAGCAAAAGCGACTCGAGATGCTGAATCAGCGTTCCATCCGACGTGAGGAGAAGACGAAGGAGCGGATCGACGGAGTGCGATCGACAATGCGTTCGAAATTCCTCCCGATTCATCCATTTATTTTTCATGAAATCTTAATCTTACTCAAATCGAAATTTCATGTCAAGTTTTTGACTTTATCACCATCGTCGGATATACTTTCAATGCCTTTTTCAGGGTGGGCAACATGGATAATCCAGTTGATACGCGCATGGCCGATGAGGAAATCGATGACGAGGGAGCGCTCGACAAAGAGGAGCTCAAATCGGTCAAAGAAATTATTCAATCTCTGACCAAGACGTCTAAGACCGTTCAAATATACCTTCCGAATAATCAAATCCATCAAAAATTCATCAGTGAATTGTTCGACCGGCTCAGCCAGCATCTCTCCACCTTCGGGATGCTCCGATTGCGCATCAAGCAGTTTGAGCTGCTCTGGGCGGGGCAGCCGGTCTACGAAAACGCAAACCGCTTGGAGAGCCTTGCCTTTAAACTCTTTATCGACGGGTTGAGAGAGCTGTCATTCCACCCCGGGATTGAGAAAGAGGAGGTGATCCTCTTCCTGGAGGTGATCGGAAACCGGGGAGGAGAGGAGACCAAAGACGATGATGTGGTGACCCTCCTTTGGGAAAGACATCTTGTCCATATAAAGTATTTGGTCGTCGACGACCTTCAGGGGGATTTTCAGGCGGAGGAGTGCAAGGAAATGCAAACGGTCGCTCCGAGCCCGGATCGGCTAAAGGAGGTCTTTATCCAGGAGGCCGCCCCCGTTTCTCCACGGATGGTTTTAAGTGCTCCGAAGGGGGTTGAGATCCCCTCGCTCCACATCTTCCGACTGACGGAGGAAGAGATCCGGAAGATCAAAGGAGAAGTGCAGGAGGAAGAAGATCTCGATGTGGTGGCGGAACTGGAAGGAATCCTCTTCGACATTTTGCGGATTGAGCGGGATCCGGTTCTTTTCGCCGAGATCCTTGGGATCATCGACCAGATCTTCGAGGGACTTCTGATAAAGGGGGACTTTCGCCATGCCCAGACGATCCTGGAGTTCTTTGAGGAGATGAGGGATCCGTCGAAGGGTCTTTCCCCGGTGTTGATCGAGCAGATTGAGAAAGCAAAAATCGAGGCGGTGAGCTCGAAAAAAGTAATGACGCTTGAGGGGATGCTCGATGAATGTGAGCCGGAGCGTCTGGAGGCGTTTTATTCCTTTCTCCTCCTTTTCGATCCGCAGGCGGTCCCTCCTCTGGTGGAGCTCTTGGGAACGCTCAATAAAATGAAGCCGCGGCGGGTCCTTTGTGAAGCGCTCATTAAGATCGGTGCAGGACAAGTCGATTTCCTCATCTCAAAATTGGAGGATGATCGCTGGTACCTGGTGCGCAACCTGATCTATATTTTGGGAAAAATCGGCGACCGGCGGGTGCTCAAAAGCTTTCCACGGCTGATCCATCACAAAGATGCAAAAATCAGGAAGGAGCTGCTCCACGTTCTCGAGACAATTGAAGATCCGAAGACCACCGACCTCTTGCTGAAGATGGTGGCCGACCCCGAGCTCTCAAACCGGCTCTTTGCCGTTCGCGCGCTGGCGAAGCGAAAAGCCCGACCGGCGCTGGAGCCCCTGATCGGCATGCTCTCCTCCAAAGAATTCGAAGTCAAAGAGCTTCAGGAAAAAAAAGAGATCTTTGACGCCGTTGCCCGTATCGGCGGCGATGAAGTGGTTCCACGCGTGCAGCGGTTTTTGAAAACAGGATGGAGCTTATTTAAAAATGCGCATGTCGAAGAGATGGGGCTTTGCGCGGCCTCTGCGTTACAACGAATCGGAACCCCGCCGGCGGTGGAAGCGCTTCGAGAGGGGAGTGTCTCAAAAAGCAAGGTGATCCGGGATGCTTGCATCAAATCCCTCGGTCTGTTGGGGGACGGAAAGAGATGAGCGCAAACAGGGCAGTGCGGACATATGACGAAGAGCGCGCCCAGCTGGGGAAGCATTTGATCAATCAGCTGGCCATTTTAATTAAAACTTCTCAGATCCATGATGCCGGGAACATTGCTCTGAAACAGCCGGCCGAAAATTTTTGTAAAACATTAGACGATCTTTTTGTCGACGACCCGGAGGTCTCTCTCAACCTTGAAGGGGATACCCTCTACCTGGGCGACATGAAGCTGAAGCTCGATATTGACGTTTTCACCAATTTCATGTTGATCAGTGAAGAGATGAAGAAACGGGAAGTAGGGGGAATGGTTTTCTCACGGGGAATCGGCGAGGGGGAGATTCGAAAGTTTTCCTCGCTCTTTTCCTGCCTCGACCCACGGCTTCCCGACCCGTTTGAGCGCTTGCAGAAGGAGATGGAGCGTGCCTCGCTTCAGAATCCTCAAATCCTCCTCTGGGAGGAGAAAGAGGAGAACGAAGAACTTAAAGAACAAAGTGAGGATCTCTTCAAGGACAATAAAGAGCTGGCGAAAAAGACCTATTTTAATACGGTGACGGCGGTCGGCGAGGTGATGGACAGTGTCAAGCTCCGCCAAGCGGTCAGCCTCAAGCGGGCCAAGCGGGTGGTTCAATCGATGGTTGATCTGCTTTTGCAGGAAGATTCGACCTTGTTGGGATTGACGACATTAAGAAGCCACGATGAATATACGTATAACCACTCGGTAAACGTTTGCATCCTGGCGCTGGCGATTGGGCAGCGGCTTGGATACAGCAAAAAACGGCTCTGTGAACTGGGAATGGCGGGCCTTTTTCATGACCTCGGAAAATTCGGCATCCCCCTCGATGTCTTAAACAAGCCGAGCGACTTCACCGAAGAAGAGTGGAAAATCATGCGACGTCATCCGATCTTTTCCGTCAAAGAGTTGGTCCGGCTAAAAGGGGTGAATGATATGGCGATCCGCGTGATGATCGGCGCCTTCGAACATCACCTCAATTACGACCTCTCCGGCTACCCGAAGCTGGCGACCAAGCGAAACTTAAGCCTCATCGGCCGGATCATCTGTATCGTCGATTGTTACGATGCGCTCACCTCCTCACGGGTCTATAATCGGGTGCCGTTCGCTCCCGATAAAGCACTCCGGTTTATGCTGAGCAAGAGCGGAAAGGCGTTCGATCCGATTTTGATGAAGCTTTTCGTGAATGCCATCGGGGTTTATCCAATCGGAACGCTGGTTCTCCTGAATACCCGCGAGGTGGGGGTGGTCTATTCCTCCAATCCCAATCCGGAGCGGGGCGATCGCCCCAAGATCAAGCGGGTGATTGACGCCTCCGGGAACGAGACGGAGGGTGAAATAATTGATCTCTGTGAACAAGATGAGAACGGCCATTTTAAGTATGAGATTGTAAAGATGATCGATGCGACCCAGTATAAAATCGACGTTGCAAGATACTTCGTCTAACCCCTTTATTTACCGCCGTTTGCCCCTTTTCATTGCTTGACAATCCCCTTTGATGCCTCTACGATAAAGAACAGAGACAAAATGAGGTCGTCCCAGGAATGATCTAATGATTGAATTAATTAGGGAAAATACACCAATTTGGAGAGAGCGGGCGGCTGATTCGGCTGATTCGAAAGAAGTCATGCGTCTTTCCGAGGAGCTTTTGATCTCTCCCCTGGCTGCCCGGCTGTTGGTGGGGCGGGGGCTCCGCTCTTTGTTCGATGCAAAGCGATTTCTGTCGCCTTCCACAGATCTGCTTTACGATCCCTTTCTCTTCGATGGGATGGAGCCGGCCGTTTCCCGGATCTTGTCGGCCATCGAGCGGGGCGAAAAAGTTCTGATCTATGGTGACTATGATGTAGACGGCATCACCGGCACCGCCCTTTTGGTTGAACTCTTTCGACTGCTCGGTTATCCGGCGGCCTACTATATCCCGGACCGGTTCAGCGAAGGATATGGTCTGCATGTCGCCGCATTGCAGCAGGCCGCTTCCGACGGAATGTCGCTTGTGATTACCTCGGACTGTGGAAGCACGGCGCATGCCGAAATTGCCGAGGCTTCCCGTCTTGGGATCGACGTCATCGTCACCGATCACCATCGAATCGAGGGGGTGCCCCCGCCGGCGGCCGCTATTTTGAATCCTTACGCCCCGCAGGAGCGGCCTTATCCGTTCGATGGGCTCTCCTCGGTCGGTGTCGGCTTTAAATTGGCGGAGGCGGTGTTTAAACGCTGCGGCCTCTCGGCATTGGCACTCCGTCCGCTCCTCGATCTGGTGGCACTGGGAACGGTGGCCGATGTCGCCCCCCTCGTCGGCGAAAATCGCTATTTTGTCAAAGAAGGGTTGGAGGTGATCCGGGAGGGAAGACGGCCTGGCATTGCTGCGCTCTTTGAAAAAGGAGGCGATGCGCCCGGTTCCGCAACGGAGCGGACCTTGGCCTATGCCTTGGTCCCGCGGCTCAATGCGGCCGGCCGGCTCTACCATGCCAAGGAAGCGGTGGCGTTGCTGACCGCGGCGTCGCCCGAGACCGCGCTCGTTCAGGCGGAGCGCCTTGATCATTACAATCAAGAGCGGCAGGAGATCGAAGCGAAGATCTGGAAAGAAGCCGATCGGCAGGTCAGGGAGCGCCAGGATCTCGACCGGGAACCGGTCCTGGTCCTCTCCTCAGAGGAATGGCATCCGGGTGTGGTGGGAATCATCGCGTCTCGTCTGGTCGAGCGGTATCAAAGACCGGCCATCGTCATTGCATTGTCGCCGGAGGGGATCGGCCGCGGTTCAGGACGCTCCATCGGAGGGATCGATCTATTTCAAGCCGTTTCCTCTTGTCGCCGCTGGCTGAATAAGTTCGGTGGGCATGCCGGAGCGGTCGGTTTGACGATTCAAAAAGAGCAGATTGATCCGTTCCGGGAAGCGCTTTCCGATCTGCTCCCGCAATGCGCCGTTGTCGAAACCGCCAAAAGGCCTTTGATCGACGCCGAGATCGATTTGGAGAGGCTCACCTTCCGGTTGATGCAGGAAATAGCGCCGCTGGCGCCGTTCGGACCGGGTCATCCCGCGCCGGTTTTTTTGGTCAGAGGTGTCTTGCTTATTTCATTGCGCCGGGAGCCGGACCGTTCCGTCTATTTTAAAGTCCGCAATCAGAAGGGCTGGACGCTCGACGTTGTGGCGCCTCGTCATCTGACCTTTGATTGGGACGCCTGCAACGAAGGGGCGAAGGTCGATCTGGTCTTCACGCCGGAGCAAAGCCGGTGGCAGGGTGAAGCACGCATTTTTCTAAGATTGAAAGAAATTTACCGGCAGACGGAGGGGGATGATCCCCGTAAGGAAGGATGTTGAGTCGATTGATTTTTAAAGAACCTCCCGCACAAAAGCTGACGTTGGATGACATCGTCATGCGGATCAAGGCCTATGCGCCGCAGACCGACGTTTCTCCGCTGAAGAAGGCGTATGGCTTTTCATCGAGAGCGCACGAAGGACAGCGCCGGCAGTCGGGGGAGCCGTTTCTTCAGCATCCCTTGGAAGTCGCCGGAATTCTGACCGAGCTGAAGCTCGATCTTCCTTCGGTCGTCGCCGGCCTGCTGCACGACGTCGTCGAGGATACGTTTCATACCAAAGAGGAGTTAAGACGCGAGTTCGGAGACGACATCGCCAACATCGTCGACGGGGTCACTAAGATCGGTAAAATTGAATTCAGAAATTATCAAGAAAAGCAGGCCGAGAATTTCCGAAAAATGATCGTCTCGATGGCGGAAGATATTCGGGTGATCTTGATTAAGCTGGCCGATCGGCTCCATAACATGCGGACCCTCGATGCGCTGGTGGAAGAAAAGCGGGAGCGCATCTCACAGGAAACGCTCGAAATTTATGCCCCGTTGGCCAACCGCCTTGGGATCGGTTGGATCAAATCGGAGCTGGAAGATCTCTGTCTGCGCTATCTCAAGCCCGACATCTATAGCTCGGTGGTCCAGAAAGTGGCGACCGGCCGGGAGGAGCGCGAGCGGTACATGCAATCGGTCACAGACGCCGTTTTGAAGACGTTATCGGAAAATCGTTTTATGGGAAAGGTGACCGGGCGCTACAAACATATCTTCGGGATCTATCAGAAGATGGAGAAGCGCGGCATCCCATTCGATGAAGTCTATGACATCATGGGGATTCGGATCATCACCGATACTAAAATGAGCTGTTATGCGATTTTGGGATTGATCCACTCGCTTTGGCGGCCGGTTCCGGGGCGATTTAAAGACTACATTGCCATTCCCAAATCGAACCTCTATCAGTCGCTCCATACCACCGTGGTCGGACCTGAAGGAAGGCATGTCGAATTTCAAATTCGGACGGATGAGATGCATCGAACCGCGGAGGAAGGGATCGCCTCCCACTGGACCTATAAAGAAGGGGGCCAGCTCAATCCGAAAGATGAGCGGACCTTCGCATGGCTGAGACAGCTGGTGGAGTGGCAGCAGGAGCTTTCCGATACGCGGCAGTTTATGGATTCGGTCAAGACCGATCTCTTTACCGACGTTGTTTACATTTTTAGCCCGAAGGGGGATGTGAAGGAGCTGGTGAAGGGGGCGACCCCGATCGATTTTGCCTATGCCATCCACACGGAGATCGGAAATCACTGTGTGGGGGCCAAGGTCAACGGGAAAATCGTCCCGCTTCGGTATCAGCTGAAAAGCGGCGACGCGGTCGAGATCCTCACCTCGCCGACCCATGCGCCGAGCAAAGATTGGCTGAAGATCGTCAAGACCTCCAAGGCCAAGGCGAAAATCAAGCACATCATCAAGGAAGAGGAGCGGGCCCGCAGCCTCGATATCGGAAAAAAGATCTTGGAGCGGGAGCTGAGGAAAGAAAACCTCAGCCCGTCGGAAGTCTTCAAATCGGACCAGATCCTGACCGGCCTGAAAGAGCAGGGGATTCGATCGATCGAGGAGCTCTTCGTGGCCATCGGATATGGCAAGGTCTCCGCGCAGCATGTGATCCGGCCGCTGCTGCCCGAGCCGAAGATGAAGGAAGGGTTCAAGGACAAGCTGATCAAAAAAGTCGGGCTGGCCAAGAGTGAGGTGAAGGTCAGCGGGCTCGATGACATTTTGATCCACCTCTCCAAATGCTGCAACCCTGTTCCGGGTGACCAGATCATCGGCTTCATCACGCGAGGACGGGGTCTCTCGATCCATACCGTCGACTGTCCGAACATCGATGAGCTCGATTACGACCAAGACCGTTTGGTCGAGGTCGATTGGGACAAACGGGCCGACGCCACCCACCCGGTCGATATTTCGGTGTTGACCCAAGACCGCCCCGGCCTGCTTGCCTCGGTCTCTTCCTCCATTTCGGAAGCGGGGGCGAACATCAGTCAGGCGGAGATCATCACCACGGAAGACAAAAAAGCGACCCTCCACTTTGTCATCGATATCATCGATACGAGACATCTGGAGAAGGTTCTAAAAAACGTCGAGAAGGTGGAAGG
This DNA window, taken from Candidatus Manganitrophaceae bacterium, encodes the following:
- a CDS encoding menaquinone biosynthesis decarboxylase, with translation MPYYDLREFMEMLEKRGLLVRVKAEVDAKLEITEIYNRLLAKQGPAVLFERVKGYSMPVLINLYGTIERVALGLDTDEAGLLEIGEFLAFLQHPEPPKGFIDAVKHLPFYGRILHLSPKRVGRAPCQEVVWEGDQVDLDRIPILHCWPDDAGPQVTWPLVITKPPSGDEGKYNIGIYRMQKIDKRTTIMRWLAHRGGAKHWRQWMALGKTMPVAVALGCDPAMTIAAVTPVPDQIGEFHFAGLLRKKPVELVRCRTVDLEVPATSEIVIEGEIHPGEMTDEGPHGDHTGFYNSVEPFPIFRIKCITHRRDPIYLTTTTGRPPREDAVVGLALNRVFLPLLRQNFSEIVDFHLPMEACSYRIAVISMKKEYPGHAKRVMMGIWGFLKQFLYVKYIIVVDSDINVRKWEDVIWAISTQVDPARDTFTIENTPIDYLDFASPESGLGSKMGIDATTKIPPETHREWGKRIVMDSKVVERIDRIWNDLGIDR
- the ubiA gene encoding 4-hydroxybenzoate octaprenyltransferase — protein: MKNLWQKRKEISNLIRLDKQYGTLLLLFPTLWSLFVASEGKPTPLHLVIFVFGSFMMRSAGCVMNDMADRKFDAQVERTKDRPLARNGLTLVEAMTVLFVLLALSFFLVLLLNPLTILLSFAALLTAALYPFAKRYTYLPQIVLGVAFSWGVILAWTAVRNELAATPFLILLANLFWATGYDTVYALMDRDDDLRIGVKSTAVLFGARSWIAIGIFYALVILFLSLAGRTLRMEPVYYIALTGAALLFSTQAVLLRGAPSRAALFTIFRSHVWIGLIILAGIVLNYHFRSSLNKGG
- a CDS encoding SUMF1/EgtB/PvdO family nonheme iron enzyme; the encoded protein is MAWIPPGEFIFGSDEEDESGEAMQLGFPRPWFEDEHPRQKLSLPGFHIDRQEVTQGEYARFVQAADHPPPDDWPGGRFEREKERHPVTHVDWYDANDYCRWAGKRLPTEAEWEKAARGTDGRRYPWGESFDPSRANLSAGPDANQTARPVGSFPSGKSPYGIDDLIGNVWEWTDSWYLPYPGSTLKGKDFGMKSRVVRGLSFLGLGHYPKGAYQRVLEVYARASARAYDPPGEKLDDLGFRCAK
- a CDS encoding DUF98 domain-containing protein: MKNKWMNREEFRTHCRSHSVDPLLRLLLTSDGTLIQHLESLLLGPIGITVEAQREVSIDTEPAASMGVPAGEKGIERTVWLTSRAPSKASASGAEIGESVSPGKGERKIFAVSLFPLSKLKPDLSQEILLGLKPIGRILEMQRLPTRRDQLEISQLALPEVAEGFGLPRNELLWARRYRLNISDQVLGVLSEVFSPSLSSF
- a CDS encoding HEAT repeat domain-containing protein, giving the protein MDNPVDTRMADEEIDDEGALDKEELKSVKEIIQSLTKTSKTVQIYLPNNQIHQKFISELFDRLSQHLSTFGMLRLRIKQFELLWAGQPVYENANRLESLAFKLFIDGLRELSFHPGIEKEEVILFLEVIGNRGGEETKDDDVVTLLWERHLVHIKYLVVDDLQGDFQAEECKEMQTVAPSPDRLKEVFIQEAAPVSPRMVLSAPKGVEIPSLHIFRLTEEEIRKIKGEVQEEEDLDVVAELEGILFDILRIERDPVLFAEILGIIDQIFEGLLIKGDFRHAQTILEFFEEMRDPSKGLSPVLIEQIEKAKIEAVSSKKVMTLEGMLDECEPERLEAFYSFLLLFDPQAVPPLVELLGTLNKMKPRRVLCEALIKIGAGQVDFLISKLEDDRWYLVRNLIYILGKIGDRRVLKSFPRLIHHKDAKIRKELLHVLETIEDPKTTDLLLKMVADPELSNRLFAVRALAKRKARPALEPLIGMLSSKEFEVKELQEKKEIFDAVARIGGDEVVPRVQRFLKTGWSLFKNAHVEEMGLCAASALQRIGTPPAVEALREGSVSKSKVIRDACIKSLGLLGDGKR
- a CDS encoding HD-GYP domain-containing protein — encoded protein: MRTYDEERAQLGKHLINQLAILIKTSQIHDAGNIALKQPAENFCKTLDDLFVDDPEVSLNLEGDTLYLGDMKLKLDIDVFTNFMLISEEMKKREVGGMVFSRGIGEGEIRKFSSLFSCLDPRLPDPFERLQKEMERASLQNPQILLWEEKEENEELKEQSEDLFKDNKELAKKTYFNTVTAVGEVMDSVKLRQAVSLKRAKRVVQSMVDLLLQEDSTLLGLTTLRSHDEYTYNHSVNVCILALAIGQRLGYSKKRLCELGMAGLFHDLGKFGIPLDVLNKPSDFTEEEWKIMRRHPIFSVKELVRLKGVNDMAIRVMIGAFEHHLNYDLSGYPKLATKRNLSLIGRIICIVDCYDALTSSRVYNRVPFAPDKALRFMLSKSGKAFDPILMKLFVNAIGVYPIGTLVLLNTREVGVVYSSNPNPERGDRPKIKRVIDASGNETEGEIIDLCEQDENGHFKYEIVKMIDATQYKIDVARYFV
- the recJ gene encoding single-stranded-DNA-specific exonuclease RecJ, encoding MIELIRENTPIWRERAADSADSKEVMRLSEELLISPLAARLLVGRGLRSLFDAKRFLSPSTDLLYDPFLFDGMEPAVSRILSAIERGEKVLIYGDYDVDGITGTALLVELFRLLGYPAAYYIPDRFSEGYGLHVAALQQAASDGMSLVITSDCGSTAHAEIAEASRLGIDVIVTDHHRIEGVPPPAAAILNPYAPQERPYPFDGLSSVGVGFKLAEAVFKRCGLSALALRPLLDLVALGTVADVAPLVGENRYFVKEGLEVIREGRRPGIAALFEKGGDAPGSATERTLAYALVPRLNAAGRLYHAKEAVALLTAASPETALVQAERLDHYNQERQEIEAKIWKEADRQVRERQDLDREPVLVLSSEEWHPGVVGIIASRLVERYQRPAIVIALSPEGIGRGSGRSIGGIDLFQAVSSCRRWLNKFGGHAGAVGLTIQKEQIDPFREALSDLLPQCAVVETAKRPLIDAEIDLERLTFRLMQEIAPLAPFGPGHPAPVFLVRGVLLISLRREPDRSVYFKVRNQKGWTLDVVAPRHLTFDWDACNEGAKVDLVFTPEQSRWQGEARIFLRLKEIYRQTEGDDPRKEGC
- a CDS encoding bifunctional (p)ppGpp synthetase/guanosine-3',5'-bis(diphosphate) 3'-pyrophosphohydrolase; the encoded protein is MLSRLIFKEPPAQKLTLDDIVMRIKAYAPQTDVSPLKKAYGFSSRAHEGQRRQSGEPFLQHPLEVAGILTELKLDLPSVVAGLLHDVVEDTFHTKEELRREFGDDIANIVDGVTKIGKIEFRNYQEKQAENFRKMIVSMAEDIRVILIKLADRLHNMRTLDALVEEKRERISQETLEIYAPLANRLGIGWIKSELEDLCLRYLKPDIYSSVVQKVATGREERERYMQSVTDAVLKTLSENRFMGKVTGRYKHIFGIYQKMEKRGIPFDEVYDIMGIRIITDTKMSCYAILGLIHSLWRPVPGRFKDYIAIPKSNLYQSLHTTVVGPEGRHVEFQIRTDEMHRTAEEGIASHWTYKEGGQLNPKDERTFAWLRQLVEWQQELSDTRQFMDSVKTDLFTDVVYIFSPKGDVKELVKGATPIDFAYAIHTEIGNHCVGAKVNGKIVPLRYQLKSGDAVEILTSPTHAPSKDWLKIVKTSKAKAKIKHIIKEEERARSLDIGKKILERELRKENLSPSEVFKSDQILTGLKEQGIRSIEELFVAIGYGKVSAQHVIRPLLPEPKMKEGFKDKLIKKVGLAKSEVKVSGLDDILIHLSKCCNPVPGDQIIGFITRGRGLSIHTVDCPNIDELDYDQDRLVEVDWDKRADATHPVDISVLTQDRPGLLASVSSSISEAGANISQAEIITTEDKKATLHFVIDIIDTRHLEKVLKNVEKVEGVLQARRVRKG